From Vicia villosa cultivar HV-30 ecotype Madison, WI unplaced genomic scaffold, Vvil1.0 ctg.001719F_1_1, whole genome shotgun sequence, one genomic window encodes:
- the LOC131636416 gene encoding tRNA-specific adenosine deaminase TAD2-like — translation MNIKELREGAGYSNVLIFTYNELRLATKQFRPDFILGEGGFGVVYKGVIDDSVRAGYKSTEVAIKELNREGFQGDREWLATRHAEMEAIDLLLEQRQKNRLSMTEVAKKFSNCSLYVTCEPCRMCAPALSNLGIKEVFYGCSNDKFGGCGSILSLHLSDAVSPNKRGFKCAGGIMAKEAVLLFRTFYEQFSPIL, via the exons GTGCTTATTTTTACCTATAACGAATTGAGGCTTGCGACGAAGCAGTTTCGGCCTGATTTTATACTTGGAGAAGGTGGATTTGGTGTTGTGTATAAAGGTGTTATTGATGATAGTGTAAGAGCGGGTTATAAATCCACTGAAGTCGCTATTAAGGAACTTAATCGCGAAGGGTTTCAAGGCGATAGGGAATGGCTT GCTACAAGACATGCCGAAATGGAAGCTATAGACCTGCTTCTAGAACAGAGGCAGAAAAACAGACTTTCGATGACTGAAGTTGCtaaaaaattctcaaactgcagTCTTTATGTTACTTGTGAACCGTGCAGAATGTGTGCACCTGCTTTATCAAATTTAG GTATAAAGGAAGTGTTTTATGGCTGTTCAAATGATAAATTTGGAGGTTGTGGATCAATACTATCATTGCATTTAAGTGATGCCGTGTCACCTAATAA AAGGGGTTTCAAATGTGCTGGAGGTATAATGGCAAAAGAAGCTGTCCTTCTCTTTCGAACATTCTACGAGCAATTTTCTCCAATTTTGTGA